One window of Sphingobacteriales bacterium genomic DNA carries:
- a CDS encoding T9SS type A sorting domain-containing protein: MFNFRTAFFAKLWSCLFCFPYIYGGGGNVLMGQTPIEFCGVIVKPPLENGQVARFYDRFGNEYTEYGFPYPGDGSGAYKLTCIDSYFNLVFIGTWTPNEEATICRVFFDLSAAIDNPSGESINLLIEKTPLNNGILGTGSPVWEAECGIADSRIIERLNNIFVDEYPEGYLGLMQIHEPDQWQWHTYPEDDTGDPNLGINPNNYDLYSVALHEALHILGFGSRISTTGAAMNGFYSQWDRFLYSVVEDSRLIYHAPITECCNAYEFNDIDFDYMPNDFAYGCPLELAFRNDDQVILAPVNVANYSNFSGGSGENIFLNKLSHLDNSCADEIGITGTMNYVMHPAISAGEIRRTLTDAELHILCALGYHIIDLPGVENCDQPCEVFTNPDTYQIYLEGEDANNPLVIPISSLLANDVVPVGAPFSFDFDCMYIGSLDIDVSNFPISIEIEAFEPGIYKFCYTVENCNGICQIEEVTVLVNNSPVEIQCYDPYCNIICFGDFEDFETFPDNDDNSSNYYPGLGVDNFVFSDLFSGNTPDVKIANTDNNVLGIGWIDCTGCHKESASIPLSDPIPDQCTVTVSFNAFAFQQTISASGLTAAPTLLITALTDYPCPAFPYESINCITPTSSICTPPVYHFNMTTEPCGIELQDPIVTSSPLSSIINPTLSTLDFTQTPFYTFTWTNNTGFDITTLLLTGNNSVGNFVDGNIQTQYLVIDNLEAYLECKGKVNIAADDPDEICRGTSVSIPYTLCFENSDIGSVVNTTIQTNVSAIPGISVIPGGLFTETGTAEVTLSYDDPCITIDLNLLVGIAFTDGQQVTITAELTNVDASTNQLYCTFPNSEGLEVVLTIIDCGPIDPPYDCLDMTNFFTVNTGNPEVYTLSEYGEDRISYAPSSSQTWEPGSHPFVSITGSLPVISFNVDLVIPQGIDLTIDGMQLLFAPDKRILVQPGATLALKNTIIDGVCEVMWTGIQVEGPGMDIQPNSNNAGKLSMEQSHVKNAVLGVVNMNLAPLNNAEMADISPPNNPYFNISSLVLPSLFEDVPAKSTSGGLLNIISSSFTGCFQGINVSWNNLLPYTFQDNEFLYPSSTLWFPFNAITTQPEAGIYAHWCDRVGIINCFFEKQKYGVRANFINSLVVSGSKFENDVVGISSRHYKDLMSQYSTISDNEFTDCQLSVQVDGNEFCRITDNIVNETGNSILAFADLTAGFYFRGSNVYCVNNFLHRTHFGIILNQSDVTGTLIAGNLVNNTMEAIITEGDNSQAQLWCNHLLDYLLHGLDHRAFSSSNGILPQQGLCDDFDQIPAANTFMAAAGMGVSDVRLGPELFGGFGVETLIYYDVDATTLSVTDLSSLGGFSAFDCNPIDLNPYCSNQGYTPFEDVSEYVGLEIMDDRDLAQEILRLLADSSYTEAIDLLRRHNTSLIAQRRLIPYYIGVDSLVIAQNLLDQISADKEEDIRFTELNQLLLDLRADNRTIFEISQAEEDLLLDIAESGTKTSYKAQAILYAARGTDFPVVLPALASGGDNWYSSFKSVNSKISPLYPNPSNYTATISYELQTGEEAIFSFYSPLGQILETTVFTHSGNYLLDIHKYTSGLYFYTVSINGKPVVNNKFIVIK, from the coding sequence ATGTTCAATTTCAGAACAGCTTTCTTTGCAAAACTATGGTCTTGTTTGTTTTGCTTTCCCTATATATATGGGGGGGGGGGTAATGTGTTAATGGGGCAAACACCGATTGAATTTTGCGGGGTGATTGTAAAGCCGCCTTTAGAAAATGGACAAGTAGCCCGATTTTACGACCGGTTCGGTAATGAATATACTGAATATGGTTTCCCATATCCGGGAGATGGTTCGGGTGCGTACAAACTAACGTGCATAGATAGTTATTTTAACCTAGTCTTTATAGGCACTTGGACACCTAACGAGGAAGCAACTATCTGTCGGGTATTTTTTGATTTGTCGGCAGCGATAGACAACCCTTCAGGGGAATCTATAAATCTGTTGATAGAAAAAACACCTTTAAATAATGGTATATTGGGTACAGGATCTCCAGTATGGGAAGCAGAATGTGGAATTGCTGACAGCAGGATAATAGAACGACTCAACAATATTTTTGTGGATGAATATCCTGAAGGGTATTTGGGATTGATGCAGATACATGAACCCGACCAATGGCAATGGCATACATATCCAGAGGATGATACGGGAGACCCTAATTTAGGTATTAATCCCAACAATTACGATTTGTATTCAGTTGCCCTGCACGAAGCCTTACATATTTTGGGCTTTGGTTCGCGTATTAGTACAACCGGTGCAGCCATGAATGGATTTTACTCGCAATGGGACAGATTTCTTTATTCCGTAGTCGAGGATTCTCGACTTATCTACCATGCACCAATAACCGAATGTTGCAACGCTTATGAGTTTAATGATATTGACTTTGACTATATGCCCAATGATTTTGCTTATGGGTGTCCATTAGAACTTGCCTTTCGCAATGACGATCAGGTTATTTTAGCGCCAGTGAATGTGGCTAATTATTCCAATTTTTCGGGAGGTTCAGGCGAAAATATTTTCCTTAATAAGTTGTCTCACTTGGATAATTCTTGTGCAGATGAAATTGGTATAACCGGCACAATGAACTATGTTATGCACCCTGCAATCAGTGCTGGAGAAATAAGAAGAACACTTACCGATGCAGAACTCCACATCCTTTGTGCATTGGGCTACCATATTATAGACCTACCTGGTGTAGAAAACTGCGATCAACCCTGTGAGGTTTTCACCAACCCTGATACCTACCAAATCTATTTAGAAGGCGAAGATGCCAACAATCCTCTTGTTATACCTATATCCAGCTTACTTGCCAACGATGTCGTACCTGTAGGCGCTCCTTTTAGCTTTGACTTTGATTGTATGTATATTGGCAGCCTTGACATTGATGTTTCAAACTTTCCGATCTCTATAGAAATTGAAGCATTCGAACCCGGCATCTATAAGTTTTGCTATACAGTTGAAAATTGCAACGGAATCTGTCAGATAGAAGAAGTGACTGTGTTGGTTAATAATAGTCCGGTAGAAATTCAATGTTACGATCCATACTGCAATATTATTTGCTTTGGCGATTTTGAGGACTTTGAAACTTTTCCTGATAATGATGATAACTCTTCAAACTATTATCCTGGACTTGGTGTTGACAATTTTGTTTTTTCTGATTTATTTAGTGGTAATACCCCAGATGTTAAAATTGCCAACACTGATAATAATGTCTTAGGTATAGGCTGGATTGACTGTACAGGTTGTCATAAAGAATCTGCAAGCATTCCACTTTCTGACCCTATACCTGATCAGTGCACAGTAACGGTCAGTTTTAATGCATTTGCATTTCAGCAAACCATCTCTGCTTCTGGTCTTACTGCTGCCCCAACATTATTAATTACTGCCCTTACAGATTATCCATGCCCTGCTTTCCCTTATGAAAGTATAAATTGTATAACGCCGACATCATCAATTTGTACGCCACCTGTTTATCATTTCAATATGACCACAGAACCTTGTGGTATAGAACTTCAAGATCCCATTGTAACAAGTTCTCCACTTAGTTCTATAATCAACCCAACGCTCAGTACACTAGATTTCACCCAAACGCCATTTTATACTTTTACATGGACAAATAATACCGGTTTTGATATTACAACTTTACTGCTTACCGGAAACAATTCTGTTGGTAATTTTGTAGATGGAAACATTCAGACTCAATACCTTGTTATTGACAACCTCGAAGCCTATTTAGAATGTAAGGGTAAAGTGAACATTGCTGCTGACGATCCCGATGAAATTTGCCGAGGCACTTCGGTGAGTATTCCATATACCCTCTGCTTCGAAAATTCCGACATTGGGAGTGTCGTCAATACCACAATTCAAACCAATGTGTCCGCAATTCCCGGAATATCTGTCATACCGGGCGGCTTATTCACCGAAACAGGAACAGCAGAAGTTACCCTTTCTTATGACGATCCATGCATTACGATTGACCTCAACCTATTAGTGGGTATAGCTTTTACCGACGGACAACAGGTTACTATTACTGCGGAACTTACCAATGTTGATGCTTCCACCAATCAACTTTACTGTACTTTTCCAAACAGCGAGGGATTGGAGGTTGTTCTAACCATTATAGACTGCGGCCCCATAGATCCTCCTTATGATTGCCTTGATATGACCAACTTCTTCACCGTAAACACCGGTAATCCCGAAGTATATACCCTGAGCGAGTATGGTGAAGATAGAATCAGTTATGCACCTTCCTCTTCTCAAACATGGGAACCCGGTTCACACCCCTTTGTCAGTATTACCGGCTCTTTGCCTGTTATTTCCTTTAATGTGGACTTGGTAATTCCGCAAGGAATAGACCTGACAATTGACGGTATGCAACTCTTATTTGCCCCGGATAAACGAATTTTAGTACAACCCGGTGCCACTTTAGCTCTCAAGAATACCATTATTGACGGAGTGTGTGAAGTGATGTGGACAGGAATACAGGTAGAAGGACCAGGCATGGACATTCAACCCAATTCTAACAATGCGGGTAAATTATCTATGGAACAGTCTCACGTGAAAAATGCCGTATTAGGTGTTGTCAATATGAACTTAGCCCCGCTCAACAATGCCGAAATGGCCGATATTTCGCCACCCAATAACCCTTATTTTAACATTTCTTCGCTGGTATTGCCTTCATTATTTGAAGATGTTCCCGCCAAATCTACATCAGGTGGCTTGCTCAACATAATTTCCTCCAGCTTTACCGGTTGTTTCCAAGGCATCAATGTCAGTTGGAACAATTTGTTGCCTTATACTTTTCAGGATAATGAGTTTCTCTACCCATCCTCAACGCTTTGGTTCCCTTTTAATGCCATCACCACACAACCCGAAGCAGGTATCTATGCCCATTGGTGCGACAGGGTGGGCATCATCAATTGTTTTTTCGAAAAACAGAAGTATGGAGTAAGGGCTAATTTTATAAACAGTTTGGTAGTCTCCGGAAGCAAATTTGAAAACGATGTAGTGGGTATTTCTTCCAGACACTATAAGGACTTAATGTCCCAGTACAGCACTATTTCAGACAACGAGTTTACCGACTGCCAACTCTCAGTACAAGTGGATGGTAATGAGTTTTGCAGAATAACGGACAACATCGTAAACGAAACCGGCAACAGCATCCTCGCTTTTGCAGATCTTACCGCCGGATTTTACTTCCGAGGATCTAATGTATATTGTGTAAACAACTTTTTGCACCGCACCCATTTTGGCATTATTCTCAACCAAAGCGATGTTACTGGCACACTAATAGCCGGTAATTTGGTAAACAACACCATGGAAGCTATCATTACAGAGGGTGACAACTCACAGGCACAACTATGGTGCAACCACCTTTTAGATTACCTCCTGCACGGATTAGATCATCGGGCATTCTCCTCTTCCAATGGCATCTTGCCACAACAAGGATTGTGTGATGATTTTGACCAAATCCCAGCCGCCAACACCTTTATGGCTGCCGCAGGCATGGGCGTTTCGGATGTAAGACTTGGTCCCGAACTTTTCGGTGGGTTTGGTGTAGAAACCCTCATATATTACGATGTAGATGCTACTACGCTCTCAGTAACAGACCTCTCCTCTTTAGGTGGTTTTTCAGCGTTTGATTGTAACCCCATTGACTTAAATCCTTATTGTTCAAACCAAGGATATACTCCCTTTGAAGATGTAAGCGAATATGTAGGATTGGAAATTATGGACGACCGCGACCTTGCGCAAGAAATTTTGCGCCTATTGGCAGATAGCAGCTATACCGAAGCCATAGATTTGTTGCGCCGGCATAATACAAGTCTTATAGCCCAACGCCGCCTTATCCCTTATTATATAGGCGTTGATAGCCTTGTCATAGCTCAGAACCTGCTTGACCAGATTAGTGCTGATAAAGAGGAAGACATCCGATTTACTGAGCTAAACCAACTGCTTTTAGACCTGCGTGCCGATAACAGAACTATTTTTGAAATCTCTCAGGCAGAAGAAGACCTACTTTTAGACATAGCCGAAAGCGGGACAAAGACAAGCTATAAGGCACAAGCAATTTTATATGCTGCTCGAGGTACAGATTTTCCGGTGGTGCTTCCTGCCTTGGCAAGCGGGGGCGATAACTGGTATAGTTCCTTTAAAAGTGTAAATAGCAAAATATCGCCACTTTATCCCAACCCATCAAACTATACTGCAACCATTAGTTATGAATTGCAAACAGGAGAAGAGGCAATATTTTCTTTTTATAGTCCTTTAGGGCAGATTTTGGAAACTACTGTATTTACTCATAGTGGTAATTATCTGTTGGATATTCATAAATACACCTCAGGCTTGTATTTTTATACGGTTAGTATTAAT